A DNA window from Sporosarcina sp. ANT_H38 contains the following coding sequences:
- the fdhD gene encoding formate dehydrogenase accessory sulfurtransferase FdhD, whose translation MEQDKKRTIFRYSTGTFTKKEDRIVVEHPVTIKINDQEFATIVCSPEYIEDMVVGFLASEGVIPKYEDIKDIWVQEELGIVHIKTDKMYPFYEKLLNKRYITSCCGMSRQGFVFANDALTAKNMKETKLTLTPNDCFFLMEQMEQAADMFHQTGGVHNAALCDSTGIVLSRMDIGRHNALDKIYGHCLKHTIPVRDKVIVFSGRISSEILLKVAKIGCSMVLSKSAPTELALTLAEELGITTVGFIRQNSFNLYTHPERITSEENNDTFH comes from the coding sequence ATGGAACAAGATAAGAAACGAACTATTTTTCGATATTCAACCGGAACTTTCACAAAAAAGGAAGACCGGATTGTAGTCGAACACCCCGTTACAATTAAAATCAATGATCAAGAATTCGCGACTATCGTTTGTTCACCCGAATACATCGAAGACATGGTGGTCGGTTTTTTGGCATCTGAAGGCGTCATCCCAAAGTATGAAGACATCAAAGACATTTGGGTGCAGGAAGAATTGGGAATTGTTCATATCAAAACGGATAAGATGTATCCCTTTTACGAAAAATTGTTAAACAAGCGCTATATCACCTCTTGTTGCGGGATGAGCCGACAAGGTTTTGTATTCGCCAACGATGCATTGACGGCAAAGAATATGAAGGAAACCAAGTTAACTCTTACACCGAATGATTGCTTTTTCCTGATGGAACAGATGGAGCAAGCAGCGGATATGTTCCATCAAACTGGGGGCGTCCATAATGCAGCGCTCTGTGACTCAACTGGAATAGTTCTGTCGAGAATGGATATCGGAAGACATAATGCGTTGGATAAAATCTATGGTCACTGTTTGAAACATACTATTCCAGTTCGGGACAAAGTAATTGTGTTCAGTGGGCGTATTTCATCGGAGATTTTATTGAAAGTAGCAAAAATCGGGTGTTCAATGGTACTTTCAAAATCAGCACCTACTGAACTCGCTCTAACACTTGCAGAAGAATTAGGTATTACGACTGTCGGATTTATACGACAAAACTCATTTAACTTGTATACCCACCCAGAACGGATCACTAGTGAAGAAAACAATGATACTTTTCATTAA
- a CDS encoding TIGR01777 family oxidoreductase → MKKKIVIAGGTGFMGQYLKENFTNLGYEIIIISRSPHHLSWTDHAGIIDALEGAEMLINLAGKSVNCRYNEKNKKEILDSRTDTTEILGHALLACKNPPSLWINSSSATIYRHAEDRPMTEAGGEIGTGFSVGVAQAWENSLFTFDLPQTRKVALRIAIVLGKDGGVMEPYLNLVRFGLGGVQGTGNQMFSWIHIEDVFQIVLFLQRNEHLDGVFNCSAPQPITNRVFMTQLRKTMDRKIGFPSPKWMLEMGSVFLRTETELILKSRWVVPDRLEKEGFQFTYETIDKALQQILKSSR, encoded by the coding sequence ATGAAAAAGAAAATCGTCATAGCTGGTGGAACGGGTTTTATGGGTCAATACCTTAAAGAGAATTTCACAAATTTAGGATATGAAATAATCATCATTTCAAGAAGTCCTCATCATCTTTCTTGGACAGATCACGCAGGTATAATAGATGCCTTGGAAGGCGCAGAGATGCTCATCAATCTTGCAGGTAAGTCCGTCAATTGCCGTTATAATGAGAAGAATAAGAAAGAAATCCTAGATTCAAGAACAGATACTACAGAAATACTTGGTCATGCACTGTTAGCCTGTAAAAATCCACCTTCTTTATGGATCAATTCGAGCTCAGCTACGATTTATCGCCATGCGGAAGATCGCCCCATGACGGAAGCTGGTGGAGAGATAGGAACTGGTTTCTCCGTCGGGGTTGCGCAAGCTTGGGAAAATTCCCTATTTACTTTTGACCTACCTCAGACGAGGAAAGTTGCATTAAGAATTGCTATTGTACTTGGTAAGGATGGTGGAGTAATGGAGCCCTACCTCAACCTGGTACGCTTTGGCCTAGGCGGAGTGCAAGGAACAGGTAATCAAATGTTTAGTTGGATTCATATTGAAGATGTGTTTCAGATTGTACTTTTTCTGCAGAGGAATGAACATTTGGATGGAGTATTCAATTGTTCAGCTCCTCAACCAATCACGAATCGAGTATTCATGACACAACTTCGAAAAACGATGGACCGTAAAATTGGATTCCCATCGCCAAAATGGATGCTCGAAATGGGTTCCGTCTTCCTGCGAACTGAAACGGAATTAATTTTGAAGAGTCGATGGGTTGTTCCCGACAGATTAGAAAAAGAAGGATTCCAGTTTACATATGAGACAATCGACAAGGCACTTCAACAAATACTGAAAAGCTCAAGGTAG